The genomic interval ATTACTACAATTACCGACGAACCCAAAACGGTACCCAATAACTTCATACTAAAAAAACAAGCAGGGATATTAGAAGAAAACATCAATACCCAGCCACATAACTGGTTGTGGAGCCATAGAAGATGGAAGCACAAGAAGCCAGCGTTGTTGAAGCCAGAACAATTAGCAATATAATTATACATTATCATCGCTAACTAATTTTACAACTTGGCGAATCACCAAAAAGTCCTATATACGCGGAACTTATTTTATAGCCGGATTGCTTTTATTTTGCAAAATGGATTATAAAAATGAAGAAATTATCCACCAGATTGTTATTGTTTATACTCACAGCAATATCAAAGCTATCATGGAAAAGCCTTTACAGGCTATCGGACTTCTTTCGTTTCCTTATATTTGATATAGCACACTACCGCCGAAATGTGATATTGGATAATTTGCATAATAGTTTTCCGGATCAGGACGAAGAAACGATCAAAAGTATAGCAAAAAAATATTATCGTAACTTTACAGATATCATTTTCGAAACCATTAAGTTACGTTCAATATCTAAAACTGATTTATTAAGGCGTATTGAATTTGACACCTCTTTTCTGGATCATTATTACGAGCAGAAAAAGAATATTGTCGTAGTTGCCGGTCATCTTGGAAATTGGGAAATGCTTAATTTATTTGCTTCTGCCAAATTATCCTACCAAATTGTGGTCGTATATCATGAGCTGGCCAATAATACCTTTGAAGACTGGTTTAAAAAAGTGAGGACTCAGTTTGGCACAGAAATGGTTCCGATGAAAGATGCGTTTGTAAAAGCTTTGACCCCACGCGACAAGCCGTTTATTTATATATTGATCAACGACCAGTCACCGGTTCCCGAAAAAGCATACTGGACCAGGTTCTTAAATCAGGAAACTGGTGTGTTCAGAGGTGTCGAACTGATAGCAAGAAGACTGAACGCGCCGGTTCTTTACATGGGGACTTTGCGTGATGAATGGAAAAGAGGGTTTTATAAGTTTTATTTTGAGCTCATAACTGAGTCTCCTAAGGACGAGCCTAACAACCGTATACTTGAAAGTCAAATTAACTTTTTAGAAAAAGATATCTTAAAACAACCTGATAACTGGCTTTGGAGTCATAGGCGATGGAAACATAACCGGCCTGAAAACCTGCAACCGTCACAGTTACTGGAAGAAAACAAAAAGTGATCAAACCAGTCAAATTTCTTATTCTTCGTTTTTCATCCATTGGTGATATCGTTTTGACCACACCCGTAATCAGGTGCCTGAAACAGCAATATCCGAATGCGGAAGTTCACTACTTCACAAAAAGAAATTTGGCTTCCTTCTGGAAGACAATCCTTATGTAGACAAATTGTGGTTGCTCGACAACAGTTTCAATAAAATGCTGCCAGAACTTCGTAATGAAAATTTTGACTACATCATTGACCTGCACACCAATTTAAGAACGCTAAAAATTAAACTCCTGCTTGGCAAAACTTCATTTAGTTTTGAAAAACTGAATGTTCAGAAATTTTTACTTACAAAATTCAAGATCAATTATCTGCCTGATGAACATATTGTCGACAGATATATGGCCACTCTAAAGACTTTGCACATTGAAAATGACAATGCCGGCCTCGACTACTTTATGCCGTTCAAAGATAATGTAGAGGCAGAATGGCTGCCTGAAACACATCGTAACGATTTCGTAGCATATGCCATTGGTGGCCAGCATTTTACTAAGAAGCTTCCAACACATCGTATGACTGAACTATGCAGGAAAATAAATCATCCTGTTGTTCTTCTTGGTGGGAAAGAAGATTTCGAGGAAGGAGAACTAGTAAGAACTGCTCTGGGAGATCATCTTATATTTAATGCATGTGGAAAATACAATTTTAATCAGTCTGCTTCTATTATTCGGCAGGCACGTATTGTCTTTTCACATGATACGGGACTGATGCACGTAGCAGCTGCATTTAAAAAGCGAGTTTTCTCAATCTGGGGAAATACCGTTCCGGCTTTTGGTATGTATCCTTATAAAACTTCTTTTGAGGTTGTTGAAAACAATAATCTTAATTGCCGTCCATGTTCAAAAATAGGACACAAAAAATGCCCTAAAAAGCATTTTAAATGTATGAACGAGTCGTCATTTGATTTTGAAATTAAAGAATTACCATCCCGGATATAAACATAAAATTGTTTTTAAGAATCAGGGTTTCACCTACCAATAAATATGAACAAAAAAGTAAATATCGGAATAGTTCAAATGAGCTGTACTGACAATATAGAAGCTAATTTTCAAAAAGCAACAGTTAAAATCCGGGAAGCAGCCGCCAGCGGAGCACAGATTATATGTTTGCAGGAACTCTTTAAATCACTGTATTTCTGTGATGTTGAAGACCATAAAAATTTTGAACTTGCTGAATCCATTCCGGGGCCTTCCACTGACACGTTGGGAACACTGGCAAGAGAACTTGGTGTGGTCATCATTGCGTCACTTTTTGAGAAACGTGCGCATGGTTTGTACCATAATACAACAGCAGTTTTGGATGCGGATGGTTCTTATCTTGGTAAATACCGGAAAATGCATATTCCTGATGATCCCGGTTATTACGAGAAGTTTTATTTTACCCCTGGCGATGCCCCTAATGGAGAACCGGAATCGTCGGATTCAACAGGTTACAGGATTTTTAAAACAAAATTTGCTAAAATCGGTGTTTTAATTTGCTGGGATCAATGGTATCCCGAAGCAGCACGGATTACATGTCTGATGGGAGCTGAAATTTTGTTTTATCCAACTGCAATTGGCTGGGATACCAATGAAACCGACCCCATAATCAATGAAGAGCAATATGGTGCCTGGCAGACTATTCAACGCGGGCATGCGGTGGCAAACGGTGTGTATGTTGTGTCGGTAAACCGGGTTGGTAGAGAGGCTGACCAACAGTTTTGGGGAGGATCTTTTATCGCAAATCCACAGGGACGCCTGCTTTATCTGGCACCTCATGATGAAGAAATAACACACGTGCAGGAGCTGGACATGCTCAAACTTGATCATTACCGTACGACCTGGCCTTTCTTCAGGGATCGGCGTGTAGATTCTTATCAACCGATTTTAAAAAGGTATATTGACGAGAAGTAAAAAGAACAAAATATAATTATTTTCATTTCAAGATAAAGAGAGCCTCCAAACCGGGGCTCTTTTTTTCATTTGCAGCAAATAGAATTTTTTTTACAGTTTATTACAACAATCTATTGAAACAGATACTTAGGAAATATTCTGTTAAACACAAATTCATATCAATAAGCTACTTAGCCATTAAAATGATACAAACTTAGTCTACAACCATTATAGATTTTATTCAAAACAAATAAGTTAAATTAAATAATGGATTATTACTATAATGTTTTAAAATAGTTTTGAACAACCAATTATTATTTTAATTAATCTCAATTAATAAATCTTTTCTCTTGCATTTTTCTTGTTTGTCAGTATATTTGAGAAGTCATTATACGAATGACACGACTTCTTAGCTAACAGACATTTTCCAGCCGCACTCGAAACTGTCTTAGTGTATAAAGAGGAACATCAATTGTCAGATCGCCTGAAATACGATGGTTTTCTGAAAGGTTTTCATTTATACAATATAATTATTTCAATAGAGTATCATTTCTCTTAAGCTGGATCAGCAATCTGATAAATGACTTTAACATATTCAAAAAAAGTCCTTATCACCTGGCTTGTCCTTCATTGAAGATAACATTGCTTTCCGGAAAAGCAGTTTTACAGGTTTATGGCTGTGTTTGTATGTCCACGCGAAAGTGTGTGCGGCGCACAGCAACGTGGACACCACACAGCCATAACTTTTCACTTCGATTCACCCATTAATCTAACTCAATCTAACTGGATTACCCATGCGTAAAGTACTACTCCTATTTATTTTAGCAAATCTTTTCTTACCTGCAGCGTACGCCCAAGTACGCGAGATAAGTGGAAAGATCACTGCTGCCGATGACGATCTGGGCTTAGCCGGGGCGTCGATTATTTACAAAGGCACCAATGTCGGCACCAATGCAGATGCAGATGGAAGTTTCAAATTTTCAGTTCCTGGCGACGGTATTTTAGTTATCTCTTATGTAGGTTTTCTTATTAAGGAAGTTCCAATTGGGAATCAAACTGCTTTTATTATTAAACTGGATGCCGACACACGTCAGCTTTCCGAAGTTGTAGTTACAGCTTTTGGTATCGAACGTGAAAAGAAAGCGCTCGGTTACACAGTACAGGAAGTAAAAGGAAGTGCTTTAACTGAATCCCGGTCAAGTAATGTCGCCAATGCCTTGTCAGGAAAAATCGCAGGTGTACGCGTTCAGTCCAACGGCGGCCCTGGCAGCGGATCTACTATACAAATAAGAGGCTCATCTTCCGTTTCAGGAAATAATCAGCCACTTATTGTAATTGACGGTGTACCCATGGAACAAACTGCCAACAAAACATACGGCGGTGGTATTTCAGAAGTGAATCCGGATAACATTAAAGAAATGTCAGTTCTTAAAGGGCCTAATGCTGCTGCATTATATGGTTCCCGCGCGGCAAACGGTGTAATTCTCATCACTACGAAAAACGGCCAGGGCACAAAAGGATTAGGTGTCGAAGTGAACTCTAATATGACTTTTGAGCGTCCATGGATCAAGCCTGATTTCCAAAATACTTACGGCGGTGGTAATGGTTACCGTACATGGTATAACAATGGGTGGAGCGGATCCATTACTGATCCTACCGAAATCGCCCAGTACCGTTCTGTATACGATTCAAGATATCCTCTGGCAGGTTCTGAAGGAACTGACGAAAGCTGGGGCGCTCCTATGGACGGTCGTCTTGTGAGACAATGGTGGACAGGTGACGAAGTTGCGCCACTGACACCTCAACCTAACAACTGGGACGAATACTGGGAGACGGGCCGTACTTTCACAAACAGTGTTGCTCTTTCAGGTGGCAATGATAAAGGTTTTTTCCGCCTTGGATTAAGCCGGCTTGATCAAAAAGGTATTATGTATAACAACGACTTTCATCGTAATAACTTTCGTATTAATTCCGGATATAACCTGACAAAAAACCTGAGTGTTACACTTTCAGGAGAATACATCAAATCCGGGTCTGATAACAGAAGCTATTCAGGAGGACAGGAATTCATTTGGGCTCATCGTCATGTTTCATGGGATCAATTGCGCGATTATGAAAGCTATAACGCTGTACATAACCAGCCTGCAACAGATGCAGAACCAGCTAACTGGCAACATACCTTTTTTACCAACCCATTCTTCTCACAAAAATATCTGCCTACAAGTAACGAAAAGGACAGGTTGCTGGGTAACATCGCTCTTAACTACAAAATCCTTCCTTCGCTTAGCCTGATGATCAGATCGGGAACGGATTTCTGGAGTGAAACGCGTGTGGCAGTTTCTAACTTCAACCGAATCCGTAATGGTGCCCGTACTCCCGGACGTTTCTCGGAAGAGGTTTTACGTAATCAGGAAACTAACTCTGACTTTATCTTTACCTACAACAAAGAACTTAACAAAGAGTTTGGTCTTAATCTGCAATTTGGAGGTATTAAGCGGACTAACTTTTCCAAAAGAAATTATTTCTATGTTGGAGAAATGGTTGTTGATCGTTTGTATACGGCAGAAAACTCTATCCCGAGTACCAACGTAATTGAAAGTAATATTACCAAGTCAGAAACTCAAAGTTTGTTTGGAACTGCCAACTTCTCATGGAGAAATGCATTGTTTCTTGATCTGACAGCTCGTAACGACTGGTCGAGTACCTTGCCAAGTAACGCAAGATCTTACTTCTATCCATCCGCATCTGTTAGTGGAGTAATCACCGAACTTTTCGATATCAAAAGCGACATTATTACTTTTGGTAAGCTTCGTGCAAGCTATGCACAGGTTGGTAATGATGCAACTCCTTATCAGTTAGCACAGACCTTTCCAAAAAAAGGCTCCTGGAATGGTTCAACCCCACAATTTGGTGAAAACATCCAGATTGCAAATGCTAATCTTAAACCGGAAATTACAACAGGTTTAGAATTTGGAGCCGACCTTCGCTTTTTACGCGGAAAACTTGGCCTGGACGTTACCTACTACGATCAGACTACACGTGACCAGATTCTGGGTGTAGAAATTTCCAAGGCGAGCGGTTATAATACACGTATTCTGAATGCAGGTAAAATTACGAACAAAGGTATCGAGGTATCTATTTCCGGCACACCCGTTAAACTTTCAAATGGTTTTAGCTGGGACGTATCATTAAATTACTCTCGTAACCGCAATAAGGTAATTGAACTTGCAGAAGGCTTAACAACTTACACACTGGCTACACAAAGGGGTATGTCCTCAGAAGCACGTGTTGGCCAGGCTTACGGTACATTCTATGGTGTTGGATTCAAAAAATCTCCTGATGGCCAGGTAATTTATGATGCAAACGGCTTACCTGTTACAATCGCTAATCAAAGACTGGGCAATATTCAGCCTGACTGGATTGGTGGTATCAATAATACATTAAATTTCAAGGGAATTTCTTTAAGCTTTTTGATTGACGCCCGTATTGGTGGTGACATTTATGACGAAGGTACCGGAACCGCCCGCTGGACCGGACAATATGCAGAAACTGCTCTGGGACGTGAAGAAGGTGTGATTGGTCAGGGTGTTCGTGAGGTAGTTGGTACTGATCAAAGCATTACTTATGTACCGAACGACATCATTGTAACTGCCAACCAACTGTACGGATATAATAACCCTCGTAACTATCACGAGTCGGCTATATTTGATGCGAGCTATGTGAAACTTCGTGAAGTATCATTAGGCTACTCCTTCAATCCGTCATTCCTGAAAAGAATTAAAATCCAGTCTGCCAAGATTTCACTTGTGGGACGTAACGTGTGGATGATCTTCAAAAATACACCGCATATCGATCCTGAAATTGATGCAAAAGGAGGAAACGCACAAGGGTTCGGTTATGGAGAACTTCCAAGTTCACGCAGTGTTGGAGCGAACTTATCATTCTCTTTCTAAAAGCAGCTATCTAAATCATTGACTCAAAAGAATTTCCTGATGAAAAATATACTAAATCACAAAACCATTTGGATGACTGCGTTGGCTGGGATATTGACCGCCACAAGTTGTACAAAAGATTTTGATGCAATGAATACAAGCCCTAATGCTCCAACTGCAATTGGGCCGCAGTACCTGCTCCCTACCGGGATTGAAACTGCAATTGACCGTTACTGGGGACACAGAGAACGTTTCGAACGTATCAATATTGATGCTGCCGAATTATACGTTCAGCACCTTACCAGAAATATCTATAGCAACGAAGGTGACGACTATACAGTTGGCCCGGCATTGCTGGCAAATAACTGGAAGGGTTTCTACAATGATTCCCAGCTAAATTTTCAGCGCATTATTCTTCAGACTGGAGAAGGTTCTGCAAACCCAAACCCAAATTATGAAGGTGTTGCACTGGTAATGCGCTCATGGGTATTCTCCTTGCTTACTGATATGTACGGAGCAATTCCTTATTCAGATGCAATTAAAGGTACAGCCGAAGAACCTGTTTATACTCCAAAGTATGATAACATGGAGGCAGTATATGCAGGAATTTTGAGTGACCTTAAAATGGCTAATGAGAAACTTACTGTGGGCGGTCCGGCCGTTGCGGGTGATATTCTTTATTCAGGGGATATCCTGAAATGGAAAAAATTCGCAAACTCCCTGCGTTTAAGATTGGCGAATCGCCAGGCTGCAAAGAAATCGGCTGAATCCCGTGCTATTATGGCAGAAATACTTGGAGACGCTGCCAAGTATCCGATTTTCACAAGTAATGCTGATAATGCTTCATTAAAATGTACCACTGTATTGCCGAGCAATAATGAGTGGAACCAAATTTTAATCCAGGGTGGCCGTACAGACTGGAACATCAGTAAAACGCTTGCCGATAAAATGAATTCTCTTGGAGATACGCGTATTACAGTTTATGCCAATCCAAATAAAGATGGTTTATACCAGGGCCATCCAAATGGATTACCGGATGCAATTGCAACATCTTACCTGGCTACCAGCTCAACTATCGGAAGTGCTTTTACAAAAGCGGATGCGCCTGAAGTTATCATGACATTTTCTGAACTGAATTTCATACTTGCTGAAGCTGCTTTGGACGGTGACATTACCGGTGATGCCAAAACTTATTTTGAAGCAGGAATGACGGCATCTTTTAGTCAGTATGGCTTAACAATTCCAGCGGCATTTCTTACTGCTGTCGGTGCTGTATCCAAAGAAAAAATAATTGAACAAAAATGGGTTTCTCTTTTTGCACAAGGTGTTGAAGCTTGGACAGAATACCGCCGTACCGGTTTCCCGGTTTTCCCTTCACCTGATCCAAGAGCAGTTCTGAAAAATGACGGTGTTTTACCAACACGTTTCAATTATCCAAGTTCGGAATATTCATTAAATGCGGACGCCGTAAAAATTGGGGAAACACTTAATGGCGGGCCAAACGACATGAAAACTAAACTATGGTGGGCAGAGTAAGGTCGGCCTTTAAACTACATTCACAGATAATTCAGTATTTATGAAAAATATAAAAACGTTTGCCGGCTCACTTTGCCTCATTGCAACAATCACTTTCGCAACGCTATCATGTAAAGTGGAAGATCCAATGCTGAACAGCGTGGTTTCACCCGTATTGGTTGATGTCGTTGGTGCAACTTTCGGAGCGCCTATTTCGGCCACTGCCTCTGTACCGACTGACAGCTCAAGCCAGGAAATTACTGTCGCATCAAGATTATTTGAACTTGATAAAACCAATATCCTGAATAATGAAATAGGAATAGATTCCATACCAGTTTCAGCAATAGCACTTTCTATAAAATATGAACTGACAAAATCAGTAAAAGCAGAAAAATTTACGATCAAAGGGCAGACTTACACATTTACCCCCGAAACATACAAATCAAGCGGAAACTGGGGAGAGATAACCAGCGATGGAAACGGATTGGTTTCGTTAAAAACGAGTTTCAAAAAGCTTGGATTTGAAGGCAACAGGATACAAAGAAAAGGTGACATAATTAAGGTAACCTGGTCCGGAACGCATAAAGGAATTGCATTTACCCGCTTTTCACAAATTGCAGTGACCGAAAAATAATCAAAAGAAAGTTAGCTGGTTATTAACAATTTAGCTGACTTTCTTTTAATTTCAAATATTGTTTATAAAATTTTGAGTTATATAATTTTTGCAAAATTTATTATAACAAAAACCACCTATTACTAACTATTAATATAATGAATCAAAAAATTGACCGTCGCAACTTACTAAAATCCGGTTTAATGGCAATCGGAGGAATGACGTTGGCACCTCACCTTAGCATGGGTGCATTTTCTAACTCACCTTTTTTCCTGGATCCTGAAAATCGTATTTACAGAAGCCCGATGGTGAGGGAACATTTTTTACCGGCAGATTTCAAAGCACCTAAGATTATTGCAAGATTAAATGCTAACGAAAATCCTTACGGGCCACCAATGTCTGCCCAAAAAGCAGTTGCAGATTCCGTAAAGTTCGGGAACCGTTATGCATGGAAAGAAATGTTCGACCTTATTGATAAAATTGCTAAAAAAGAAGGCGTTCCTGCCGATCATATCATGATGGGACCAGGATCTTCTGATCTTTTGGAAAAAGTAGCTATCGTTACATTTATGAAAGGCGGTAACATTGTATCTGCTGATCCTTGTTATATGTCATTGGTTAATGTTGCCGAATCGGTAGGTGCAAAATGGAAAGCAGTTCCATGTACAGCTGACTGGTCACATGATCTGAAAGCTATGGAAGCTGCGATAGATAAAGATACAAAACTGGTTTACGTTTGTAATCCTAATAACCCGACCGGTGCTATTACATCAGGAAAAGACTTATTGGATTTCTGCTCACGCGTTTCCGAAAAAGTGCCTGTTTTTGTTGATGAAGCATACATTGAACTTGCAGTAGGTGCCGACACGCAAAGCATGGTTTCTCTTTTGACTCAAAAGAAAAATGTAATCGTTGCACGTACGTTCTCAAAAATTATGGGAATGGCCGGTATCCGTGTTGGATATATGGTCGCACTTCCTTCATATATTAAAGAGATTGAAAAAATCACCCGTGGCGGAATGGGCATTTCCTACACCTCCATCTTTGCAGCATCTGCAAGTATGGACGATAAAGAATTCCAGGGAAATACCCGTAAACTAAACCACGAAGCAAAAGCATATTTGTACTCAAATCTTGACAAACTGGGATACAAGTACATCCCGTCATTCACCAATTTTGTAATCTTTCCGATCGCCATACCTGGCAAGGAAATGATGATGAAATTGATGGAAAAGGGCGTAGCGATACGCACTTTTGACATTCAGGACAAACCTTGGTGCAGGGTAAGTATAGGTACCATGGACGAAATGAAAATATTCGTAAGCGCTCTTGGTCAGTTAAGTTAAAACAAAGGCCGGGGCTCAAACCCGGCTTTTTCCTTTTGACACCAACTATATAATAGATTTTAGATAGTATCTTATATAGTTGGTTTTCAACATTTTAATAAATCCTCCCTAAACCCTGATGAAGTACAAAAATTTGATAATCCAAAAGTATTATAATCATGAGTGATGCATTGCAAAAGACTCTAACACTCCTATTGCTGATTGCCCTGGGCCTTGTGCTTAAAGGAAAATTCAAAAACAAAGAGCAGACAAATGGCATAAAAGAAATCATTTTGTCCGTCGCACTTCCTTCTACAATCTTTATCTCCCTGATGAAGATTGAAATGGATTCTTCCATGATCATTATTCCCTTAGTGACCCTGGTTTTTAATTTCCTGATGTTCTTTTCCGCACCGCTTGCCTTTGCATTATTTGGTATTGAGAAAAACAGTCCAACAGGAAGAACATTAATGATGCTCATTCCGTCACTTGCACCGGGTTTGTCCTGCTTCCCGTTCATTGCAGAATTTTTAGGAGAAAAAAGCCTTGCAATTGCTGCCCTGGCCGATGTTGGAAATAAGTTCTTTGTACTTATTTCACTGTATATCATGGCCATGAATATGTTTCTGAAAAACAGTGAAGAAAAAAATGAAGCTAAAATGGGAAGCAAAATCAAAAGTTTGTTTCTAAGTATGTTTCAGGAACCAATCAACGCACTTATTTTTCTGGCCATTATTCTTTTGAGCTTAGGTGTAACGTTCAAAACATTACCTCCTGTTATAGCTGATCTGTTCGATAAAACCAGTGCCATGATGACTCCGCTGGTATTGTTATTTATTGGACTTGCCGTGCAACTAAAAGAAGGCAAAAAGCGTATAGTTGCAAGTATACTGCTCTTCAGAGCTGGCAGTACAATGCTTATCAGTGCAGGAATGATCTACGTACTTAACATTAGTGATATATCAATGATATTGCTTGCAATTGTGATTCCTTTGAGTGCAGCAAGTTTCTGGCCCCTGGCGCATATTTCCGCTTTCAATTTACGTGAAGATGCGAAAGATGTACCAAGAGAAAAAAGAACTTTTGATCTTGAACTGGCAGTGCTCCTCATTGCTTTTTCTTTGCCGTTCTCAACTATTCTTATTCTTGCTATATTATCTTCGGGTCAGTTTTTTGCACATACCTCAACGCTTATAACAGCCGGCTTAATATTAATTGCCTTAGGTGCGTTGCCAAACCTTTTGAGTAAAGTGTTCGTAAAAATGTCCAAGGCTTAAAACAATTATTAAAAAAATATGCGCATTCGCAAAAGTATTGTTATTGTCATTTTCGCATTATTGTCACAAAATGTACCTGCACAATCCGCAAATACCGTTTCAGACAACAACAGGTCTGAAAAGAGGTTCAGGATTTTCAAGAAAAAAGATAAGCATAAGTATTTTTCAGACACCGCACCAGTCATCATGGCTGATGGAAGTACCAAAGCAATTGCAGATGTGAAGGTGGGTGAAAAAGTAAAAACGTGCCGGAATGGAAAGAGCGTAATTACGCAGGTAAAGCAGGTCGATGTTTACAATACTCCGAATTCATCGCTTACAGCCGTTTATCTTCGTCCGGCAAATGACGTTACGATTAAAACCAAACTGGTGCCTGCACTCTTACTGGAAGCAGCTCCGCACCATCTTGTGCAAACCAACAAAGGCAAAAAAAGTATGAAAAGTTTGTCTAAAAACGATGTTTTGTATCATTATGAGCCTGCAACCGGAGTGGTATCAACCTGGAAAGTGGGCGTTGTTCAAACAAATGCCCGTAAGGTAACGAAAGCATATAATCTGACAACGGTAGAAGGTACTTATATCGTTGATAATATGGTGATGGCACAGTAAGCATTTGATCCGCCGAAACTGAATTTAAAATATCCAAAGCCCGGATTAAACCGGTGCTCTGGATATTTTTTTGATAAAACTTAATCCGTAAAATGCATATATTCCATTGAAAACAGAGTAAGACCGGATAAATTTTTACGACCTTTGCTGCTCAATCAATATCATTATTTTCATTATATATTATTATTGTGCCCACAAAAAGCCTTTTAACCACTCCTAAGGAATCCGGATTTACGTTCCCCGCCGAATGGCATCCACACCGAGCTACCTGGCTTACTTTCCCACACAACGAAGCTTCATGGCAGGGCGACCGGCTGGCAAAAATGCGTCCGCAATATCTTGAGTTCATCAAGGCGATCAGTCAGGGTGAAAATGTGGGAATCATTGCCAATGATGAAAATTTGAAAAATTTTATCATTTCTGAACTCGATAATATTCATGTAGATCTGTCCAAAATAGAGTTCATCATTAAACCAACGAATGACGCCTGGTGCCGCGATCATGGTCCGGCATTTGTGATTAATCCGGAAACAAAGCAAAAGCTGATCGTGGATTGGGGACATAATGCATGGGGAGGAAAATATCCGCCGTACGACGACGATAACCGTACACCTCAGGTCGTAGCAGAATATTTAAATTTACCAGTTGTACATCCGGGTATCATCATGGAAGGCGGAGCTGTGGAATTTAACGGAGCAGGTAGTTTACTGACCAGTAAATCGTGTCTTCTGAATATTAACCGTAATCCGCATTTAAACCAAGGTCAGATTGAACAACATCTTTATGATTATTATGGGGTTGAACAGATTCTATGGGTAGAAGAAGGTATTGCGG from Dyadobacter sp. NIV53 carries:
- a CDS encoding lysophospholipid acyltransferase family protein — protein: MKKLSTRLLLFILTAISKLSWKSLYRLSDFFRFLIFDIAHYRRNVILDNLHNSFPDQDEETIKSIAKKYYRNFTDIIFETIKLRSISKTDLLRRIEFDTSFLDHYYEQKKNIVVVAGHLGNWEMLNLFASAKLSYQIVVVYHELANNTFEDWFKKVRTQFGTEMVPMKDAFVKALTPRDKPFIYILINDQSPVPEKAYWTRFLNQETGVFRGVELIARRLNAPVLYMGTLRDEWKRGFYKFYFELITESPKDEPNNRILESQINFLEKDILKQPDNWLWSHRRWKHNRPENLQPSQLLEENKK
- a CDS encoding carbon-nitrogen hydrolase, with translation MNKKVNIGIVQMSCTDNIEANFQKATVKIREAAASGAQIICLQELFKSLYFCDVEDHKNFELAESIPGPSTDTLGTLARELGVVIIASLFEKRAHGLYHNTTAVLDADGSYLGKYRKMHIPDDPGYYEKFYFTPGDAPNGEPESSDSTGYRIFKTKFAKIGVLICWDQWYPEAARITCLMGAEILFYPTAIGWDTNETDPIINEEQYGAWQTIQRGHAVANGVYVVSVNRVGREADQQFWGGSFIANPQGRLLYLAPHDEEITHVQELDMLKLDHYRTTWPFFRDRRVDSYQPILKRYIDEK
- a CDS encoding SusC/RagA family TonB-linked outer membrane protein gives rise to the protein MRKVLLLFILANLFLPAAYAQVREISGKITAADDDLGLAGASIIYKGTNVGTNADADGSFKFSVPGDGILVISYVGFLIKEVPIGNQTAFIIKLDADTRQLSEVVVTAFGIEREKKALGYTVQEVKGSALTESRSSNVANALSGKIAGVRVQSNGGPGSGSTIQIRGSSSVSGNNQPLIVIDGVPMEQTANKTYGGGISEVNPDNIKEMSVLKGPNAAALYGSRAANGVILITTKNGQGTKGLGVEVNSNMTFERPWIKPDFQNTYGGGNGYRTWYNNGWSGSITDPTEIAQYRSVYDSRYPLAGSEGTDESWGAPMDGRLVRQWWTGDEVAPLTPQPNNWDEYWETGRTFTNSVALSGGNDKGFFRLGLSRLDQKGIMYNNDFHRNNFRINSGYNLTKNLSVTLSGEYIKSGSDNRSYSGGQEFIWAHRHVSWDQLRDYESYNAVHNQPATDAEPANWQHTFFTNPFFSQKYLPTSNEKDRLLGNIALNYKILPSLSLMIRSGTDFWSETRVAVSNFNRIRNGARTPGRFSEEVLRNQETNSDFIFTYNKELNKEFGLNLQFGGIKRTNFSKRNYFYVGEMVVDRLYTAENSIPSTNVIESNITKSETQSLFGTANFSWRNALFLDLTARNDWSSTLPSNARSYFYPSASVSGVITELFDIKSDIITFGKLRASYAQVGNDATPYQLAQTFPKKGSWNGSTPQFGENIQIANANLKPEITTGLEFGADLRFLRGKLGLDVTYYDQTTRDQILGVEISKASGYNTRILNAGKITNKGIEVSISGTPVKLSNGFSWDVSLNYSRNRNKVIELAEGLTTYTLATQRGMSSEARVGQAYGTFYGVGFKKSPDGQVIYDANGLPVTIANQRLGNIQPDWIGGINNTLNFKGISLSFLIDARIGGDIYDEGTGTARWTGQYAETALGREEGVIGQGVREVVGTDQSITYVPNDIIVTANQLYGYNNPRNYHESAIFDASYVKLREVSLGYSFNPSFLKRIKIQSAKISLVGRNVWMIFKNTPHIDPEIDAKGGNAQGFGYGELPSSRSVGANLSFSF
- a CDS encoding SusD/RagB family nutrient-binding outer membrane lipoprotein; amino-acid sequence: MKNILNHKTIWMTALAGILTATSCTKDFDAMNTSPNAPTAIGPQYLLPTGIETAIDRYWGHRERFERINIDAAELYVQHLTRNIYSNEGDDYTVGPALLANNWKGFYNDSQLNFQRIILQTGEGSANPNPNYEGVALVMRSWVFSLLTDMYGAIPYSDAIKGTAEEPVYTPKYDNMEAVYAGILSDLKMANEKLTVGGPAVAGDILYSGDILKWKKFANSLRLRLANRQAAKKSAESRAIMAEILGDAAKYPIFTSNADNASLKCTTVLPSNNEWNQILIQGGRTDWNISKTLADKMNSLGDTRITVYANPNKDGLYQGHPNGLPDAIATSYLATSSTIGSAFTKADAPEVIMTFSELNFILAEAALDGDITGDAKTYFEAGMTASFSQYGLTIPAAFLTAVGAVSKEKIIEQKWVSLFAQGVEAWTEYRRTGFPVFPSPDPRAVLKNDGVLPTRFNYPSSEYSLNADAVKIGETLNGGPNDMKTKLWWAE
- a CDS encoding histidinol-phosphate transaminase; this translates as MNQKIDRRNLLKSGLMAIGGMTLAPHLSMGAFSNSPFFLDPENRIYRSPMVREHFLPADFKAPKIIARLNANENPYGPPMSAQKAVADSVKFGNRYAWKEMFDLIDKIAKKEGVPADHIMMGPGSSDLLEKVAIVTFMKGGNIVSADPCYMSLVNVAESVGAKWKAVPCTADWSHDLKAMEAAIDKDTKLVYVCNPNNPTGAITSGKDLLDFCSRVSEKVPVFVDEAYIELAVGADTQSMVSLLTQKKNVIVARTFSKIMGMAGIRVGYMVALPSYIKEIEKITRGGMGISYTSIFAASASMDDKEFQGNTRKLNHEAKAYLYSNLDKLGYKYIPSFTNFVIFPIAIPGKEMMMKLMEKGVAIRTFDIQDKPWCRVSIGTMDEMKIFVSALGQLS